A single region of the Sorghum bicolor cultivar BTx623 chromosome 9, Sorghum_bicolor_NCBIv3, whole genome shotgun sequence genome encodes:
- the LOC8085124 gene encoding uncharacterized protein LOC8085124 isoform X5 — MKQKLDHVPERVTTITISNSQQFYEIQIPLSTGDNGGMASSANTNADGTHDASGSIHERVVPRHHQKKTIPNKFQQKGAQCSSAATPKRRTPDTSQHEDLLSGPTRRSPRLAASQDNDDDDFEPAIKRLRLKVPAHKDPKSKKSSLPSIQEEDDDGILGKINSCCTPNHVLDAINKLSEPQKNRVHELGWGKFLEIAIDCVESRNLFLYLLDRVDIDSMFLRVPPNIELPINKAAVHAVLGVPAGTEVISKKSSKELSNAKRELMAQLGIATNKITVPRLLEEVAKGNADDLSMKCFFLVIFNRFLFPGSAFDIANTDLQFIMDFQNFGKVDWQQAVIDHIRTSAKEWQSPGAKNTANPTIRSCAPFLLIYYLENLDHPLNDNNHRMVVPRAAVFSKQYISTLTNADRWADKYDRICYGKLRQKNPVGSAYQKVYTMQHTAVPASFQLPQLSDLLKGVLDNVAASTNPHFLQLITTVDRDIRANQKVIHELHHTNECLLIKFSEDVKELLANASIPTVTEVQHQTGQQTRPESSTRNLQEPTLQRNDSNLAGPSHTETATVQVEQPADATQPLAGLGHVSSCSAGARQEEIVAFRDEQVAEQEQPLTDLVDDHSVSNQRATANGLNILTMVCEQLGKQPHGSAHLETTWMKKYASKSKGSPALACDCGDLVVRSSGRWACACTFVATAAAARRQRPNASAWQGINCWQCGCASGLQVRLAREEERHSPRHVCLQQQRPGAAAGICEAEVVASNRV; from the exons ATGAAGCAAAAACTTGATCACGTTCCTGAACGTGTTACAACAATTACTATATCAAACAGCCAGCAGTTTTATGAGATTCAAATTCCACTTTCAACTGGAGACAATGGTGGCATGGCAAGCTCAGCGAACACCAATGCAGATGGTACTCATGATGCATCTGGTTCAATTCATGAGCGCGTTGTTCCAAGACACCACCAGAAGAAAACCATACCAAATAAATTTCAACAGAAGGGGGCTCAGTGTTCTTCTGCAGCAACCCCAAAGAGGAGAACACCCGATACCTCACAGCATGAAGACCTTCTTTCTGGTCCGACCAGACGCTCACCAAGGCTAGCTGCATCGCAAGACAATGACGACGAT GATTTCGAACCAGCAATAAAACGCCTAAGGCTGAAAGTTCCTGCTCACAAAGATCCTAAATCAAAGAAATCTTCACTTCCATCCATACAGGAAGAG GACGATGATGGTATACTGGGTAAGATTAACTCCTGCTGCACTCCCAATCATGTGctcgatgccatcaataaactTTCAGAACCACAGAAGAATAGGGTTCACGAGCTTGGTTGGGGTAAATTTCTAGAAATCGCTATAGATTGTGTGGAGAGCAGGAATCTATTTCTTTATTTGCTGGACAGGGTGGATATAGACAGCATGTTTTTACGGGTCCCACCCAACATTGAACTACCTATCAACAAGGCAGCTGTTCATGCTGTGCTTGGTGTGCCAGCTGGCACAGAGGTAATTTCTAAGAAGTCCAGCAAGGAACTTTCTAATGCGAAGAGAGAGCTTATGGCTCAGCTTGGAATTGCAACAAACAAAATCACAGTCCCTCGGCTTTTGGAAGAGGTGGCTAAGGGAAATGCTGATGACCTCTCAATGAAATGCTTCTTCCTCGTGATCTTCAACAGGTTCTTGTTTCCAGGGTCAGCATTTGACATCGCAAACACAGACTTGCAGTTCATTATGGATTTTCAAAACTTTGGCAAGGTTGATTGGCAACAGGCTGTGATAGATCATATCAGAACCTCTGCGAAAGAGTGGCAGTCTCCTGGTGCCAAAAACACAGCTAACCCTACAATTCGATCATGTGCTCCATTCCTCTTA ATTTACTACCTCGAGAACCTGGATCACCCACTCAATGACAACAACCACCGGATGGTTGTGCCAAGGGCTGCTGTATTCTCAAAGCAATATATTTCTACGTTGACCAATGCAGATAGGTGGGCCGACAAATATGATCGCATATGCTACGGCAAACTCCGG CAAAAAAATCCCGTTGGTTCAGCTTACCAAAAGGTATACACCATGCAACATACTGCGGTCCCTGCATCGTTCCAATTACCTCAGTTGAGCGACCTGCTCAAAGGTGTCTTGGATAATGTGGCAGCCAGTACAAACCCTCATTTCCTACAACTTATTACGACGGTCGACCGTGACATTCGTGCCAACCAGAAGGTCATACATGAGCTCCATCACACAAATGAGTGCCTCTTGATCAAGTTTTCAGAAGATGTCAAGGAACTACTTGCAAATGCCTCTATTCCTACCGTTACAGAGGTTCAACACCAGACCGGGCAGCAGACAAGACCAGAGAGTAGCACACGTAACTTACAAGAGCCTACCTTACAGCGTAACGACAGTA ATTTGGCTGGTCCGAGTCATACAGAGACCGCAACAGTGCAAGTTGAACAGCCAGCGGATGCGACACAGCCACTtgctggtctgg GCCACGTATCTTCATGTTCAGCTGGTGCGAGACAAGAAGAGATTGTTGCATTTCGAGATGAGCAGGTAGCTGAACAGGAGCAGCCACTCACTGATCTAG TTGATGATCATAGTGTCAGTAACCAGCGTGCTACTGCAAACG GCCTAAACATTCTGACAATGGTCTGCGAGCAGCTTGGGAAGCAGCCCCACGGATCAGCTCACTTAG AAACCACATGGATGAAAAAATATGCTTCGAAAAGCAAGGGCAGCCCAGCTCTCGCTTGTGATTGCGGCGACCTGGTGGTCAGGTCATCGGGGCGTTGGGCTTGTGCTTGCACGTTTGTTGCGACAGCGGCGGCGGCTAGGCGACAGCGACCTAACGCATCCGCGTGGCAGGGCATCAACTGCTGGCAGTGTGGCTGTGCATCTGGACTGCAGGTCCGGCTTGCCCGTGAGGAGGAGCGGCATTCTCCAAGGCATGTGTGCTTGCAGCAGCAGCGTCCGGGCGCGGCGGCCGGCATCTGCGAGGCCGAGGTGGTCGCAAGTAACCGCGTGTGA
- the LOC8085124 gene encoding uncharacterized protein LOC8085124 isoform X6, with product MKQKLDHVPERVTTITISNSQQFYEIQIPLSTGDNGGMASSANTNADGTHDASGSIHERVVPRHHQKKTIPNKFQQKGAQCSSAATPKRRTPDTSQHEDLLSGPTRRSPRLAASQDNDDDDFEPAIKRLRLKVPAHKDPKSKKSSLPSIQEEDDDGILGKINSCCTPNHVLDAINKLSEPQKNRVHELGWGKFLEIAIDCVESRNLFLYLLDRVDIDSMFLRVPPNIELPINKAAVHAVLGVPAGTEVISKKSSKELSNAKRELMAQLGIATNKITVPRLLEEVAKGNADDLSMKCFFLVIFNRFLFPGSAFDIANTDLQFIMDFQNFGKVDWQQAVIDHIRTSAKEWQSPGAKNTANPTIRSCAPFLLIYYLENLDHPLNDNNHRMVVPRAAVFSKQYISTLTNADRWADKYDRICYGKLRQKNPVGSAYQKVYTMQHTAVPASFQLPQLSDLLKGVLDNVAASTNPHFLQLITTVDRDIRANQKVIHELHHTNECLLIKFSEDVKELLANASIPTVTEVQHQTGQQTRPESSTRNLQEPTLQRNDSNLAGPSHTETATVQVEQPADATQPLAGLGHVSSCSAGARQEEIVAFRDEQVAEQEQPLTDLVDDHSVSNQRATANGLNILTMVCEQLGKQPHGSAHLGHQLLAVWLCIWTAGPACP from the exons ATGAAGCAAAAACTTGATCACGTTCCTGAACGTGTTACAACAATTACTATATCAAACAGCCAGCAGTTTTATGAGATTCAAATTCCACTTTCAACTGGAGACAATGGTGGCATGGCAAGCTCAGCGAACACCAATGCAGATGGTACTCATGATGCATCTGGTTCAATTCATGAGCGCGTTGTTCCAAGACACCACCAGAAGAAAACCATACCAAATAAATTTCAACAGAAGGGGGCTCAGTGTTCTTCTGCAGCAACCCCAAAGAGGAGAACACCCGATACCTCACAGCATGAAGACCTTCTTTCTGGTCCGACCAGACGCTCACCAAGGCTAGCTGCATCGCAAGACAATGACGACGAT GATTTCGAACCAGCAATAAAACGCCTAAGGCTGAAAGTTCCTGCTCACAAAGATCCTAAATCAAAGAAATCTTCACTTCCATCCATACAGGAAGAG GACGATGATGGTATACTGGGTAAGATTAACTCCTGCTGCACTCCCAATCATGTGctcgatgccatcaataaactTTCAGAACCACAGAAGAATAGGGTTCACGAGCTTGGTTGGGGTAAATTTCTAGAAATCGCTATAGATTGTGTGGAGAGCAGGAATCTATTTCTTTATTTGCTGGACAGGGTGGATATAGACAGCATGTTTTTACGGGTCCCACCCAACATTGAACTACCTATCAACAAGGCAGCTGTTCATGCTGTGCTTGGTGTGCCAGCTGGCACAGAGGTAATTTCTAAGAAGTCCAGCAAGGAACTTTCTAATGCGAAGAGAGAGCTTATGGCTCAGCTTGGAATTGCAACAAACAAAATCACAGTCCCTCGGCTTTTGGAAGAGGTGGCTAAGGGAAATGCTGATGACCTCTCAATGAAATGCTTCTTCCTCGTGATCTTCAACAGGTTCTTGTTTCCAGGGTCAGCATTTGACATCGCAAACACAGACTTGCAGTTCATTATGGATTTTCAAAACTTTGGCAAGGTTGATTGGCAACAGGCTGTGATAGATCATATCAGAACCTCTGCGAAAGAGTGGCAGTCTCCTGGTGCCAAAAACACAGCTAACCCTACAATTCGATCATGTGCTCCATTCCTCTTA ATTTACTACCTCGAGAACCTGGATCACCCACTCAATGACAACAACCACCGGATGGTTGTGCCAAGGGCTGCTGTATTCTCAAAGCAATATATTTCTACGTTGACCAATGCAGATAGGTGGGCCGACAAATATGATCGCATATGCTACGGCAAACTCCGG CAAAAAAATCCCGTTGGTTCAGCTTACCAAAAGGTATACACCATGCAACATACTGCGGTCCCTGCATCGTTCCAATTACCTCAGTTGAGCGACCTGCTCAAAGGTGTCTTGGATAATGTGGCAGCCAGTACAAACCCTCATTTCCTACAACTTATTACGACGGTCGACCGTGACATTCGTGCCAACCAGAAGGTCATACATGAGCTCCATCACACAAATGAGTGCCTCTTGATCAAGTTTTCAGAAGATGTCAAGGAACTACTTGCAAATGCCTCTATTCCTACCGTTACAGAGGTTCAACACCAGACCGGGCAGCAGACAAGACCAGAGAGTAGCACACGTAACTTACAAGAGCCTACCTTACAGCGTAACGACAGTA ATTTGGCTGGTCCGAGTCATACAGAGACCGCAACAGTGCAAGTTGAACAGCCAGCGGATGCGACACAGCCACTtgctggtctgg GCCACGTATCTTCATGTTCAGCTGGTGCGAGACAAGAAGAGATTGTTGCATTTCGAGATGAGCAGGTAGCTGAACAGGAGCAGCCACTCACTGATCTAG TTGATGATCATAGTGTCAGTAACCAGCGTGCTACTGCAAACG GCCTAAACATTCTGACAATGGTCTGCGAGCAGCTTGGGAAGCAGCCCCACGGATCAGCTCACTTAG GGCATCAACTGCTGGCAGTGTGGCTGTGCATCTGGACTGCAGGTCCGGCTTGCCCGTGA